Proteins encoded together in one Impatiens glandulifera chromosome 1, dImpGla2.1, whole genome shotgun sequence window:
- the LOC124918073 gene encoding isochorismate synthase 1, chloroplastic-like — MASAAGLCISRLRQPDSGSSNKKHFSGKNSTMLYYGQSVNFYSNNKKHGSLSIRSMNGTQTDPTAPIGTIETRCFPVASSLKTAADRLNLAVAEMKSDSPPAAHSGIIRLQVPIDEQIKAIDWLTAQRHLDLPRCFFSGRTQIVCSDRLIDDSDLNGSTPKDHRLVSVAGIGSSVFFRDNQPFSFNDWRTIKRFLSKSSPLLRAYGGIRFDPKADTSPEWAPFGSFYFMIPQVEFDELDGSSILAASIAWDGDVSWSYEKSVAKLQSTLHQLSAVLGQQNGAPYASILGNNNVPTKIGWDRAVGRALEMINLDSSPLKKVVLARSCRVATASEIDPLRWLASAQADGEQFYQFCLQPQNSAAFIGNTPEQLFHRNEHSVTSEALAATRARGGSEPLDVQIERDLLTNPKDHGEFTIVRESIRRRLEGVCTEVTVEPSKVVRKLPRVQHLYGRLKGTLNSEDDEFEILSSLHPTPAVCGFPTEEARRLIAESENFDRGMYAGPVGWFGGAESEFSVGIRSALVEKDLGALIYAGTGIVDGSDSSLEWEELELKTSQFTKSLNAEKAMLVTASD, encoded by the exons ATGGCTTCCGCCGCCGGCCTCTGTATTTCCCGGTTAAGACAGCCGGACTCCGGCAGCAGTAATAAAAAACATTTCAGTGGTAAAAACTCCACTATGTTATATTATGGCCAATCGGTTAACTTTTACTCAAATAACAAG AAACATGGGTCACTCTCAATTCGATCTATGAACGGTACACAAACTGATCCAACGGCTCCTATTGGTACAATCGAAACTAGATGTTTTCCGGTCGCCTCTTCCTTAAAAACCGCCGCCGACCGCCTCAATCTCGCCGTCGCCGAAATGAAGTCCGATTCCCCTCCGGCAGCTCATTCTGGAATTATCCGTTTACag GTACCAATCGATGAACAAATCAAAGCAATCGACTGGTTAACGGCACAGAGACACCTCGATCTACCTCGTTGTTTTTTTTCCGGCCGAACTCAAATCGTTTGTTCTGATCGTTTGATTGATGATTCCGACTTGAATGGGTCCACTCCTAAAGACCATCGATTGGTCAGTGTCGCCGGTATCGGTTCTTCCGTCTTCTTCCGTGATAATCAACCCTTTTCTTTTAACGATTGGCGCACAATCAAGAG GTTCCTTTCTAAGAGTTCCCCTTTACTCCGAGCTTATGGAGGTATCCGATTTGATCCAAAAGCTGATACTTCACCTGAATGGGCACCATTTGGATCATTCTATTTTATGATTCCTCAG GTTGAGTTTGATGAGCTTGATGGAAGCTCAATCCTTGCTGCTTCCATCGCTTGGGATGGTGATGTTTCATGGTCATATGAAAAATCTGTAGCTAAACTTCAGTCTACCCTTCATCAG CTATCTGCTGTTTTGGGGCAGCAAAATGGAGCTCCTTATGCTTCAATTCTCGGCAACAATAACGTTCCCACTAAGATAGGTTGGGATCGTGCTGTTGGTAGGGCATTGGAGATGATAAACCTCGATAGTTCACCTCTTAAGAAG GTCGTTCTTGCTAGGAGTTGCAGAGTTGCAACTGCTTCCGAGATAGATCCTCTAAGATGGTTGGCATCTGCACAG GCTGATGGagaacaattttatcaattttgtcTCCAACCTCAGAACAGTGCAGCCTTCATTGGAAACACT CCTGAGCAACTGTTTCATCGTAACGAACATAGCGTAACTAGTGAAGCTTTGGCTGCAACCCGAGCTAGAGGTGGATCAGAGCCCTTGGATGTTCAAATTGAGCGTGATTTACTCACCAA CCCAAAGGACCATGGAGAGTTTACTATTGTGCGCGAAAGCATAAGGAGAAGATTAGAG GGTGTATGCACTGAAGTAACAGTTGAACCAAGTAAAGTAGTACGAAAACTCCCACGAGTGCAGCATCTTTATGGTCGATTGAAAGGGACGTTGAACAGTGAAGATGATGAG TTTGAGATCTTGTCTTCCCTACATCCAACTCCAGCTGTTTGTGGATTTCCTACTGAAGAGGCTCGACGTCTAATTGCAGAATCTG AAAATTTTGACAGAGGTATGTATGCCGGGCCAGTTGGTTGGTTTGGAGGAGCTGAGAGTGAATTTTCTGTTGGAATTAGGTCGGCCTTAGTTGAAAAG GATTTGGGTGCCTTGATTTATGCGGGAACTGGCATTGTGGATGGTAGCGATTCATCTCTAGAATGGGAAGAATTGGAGCTGAAGACATCTCAG TTTACCAAGTCGTTGAATGCGGAGAAAGCTATGTTAGTAACTGCATCAGATTAA